The proteins below come from a single Cryptococcus neoformans var. neoformans JEC21 chromosome 14 sequence genomic window:
- a CDS encoding RAB-protein geranylgeranyltransferase, putative, translating to MHGIKRSRLTPQAAEAKRLKEQSKIETYLALEKDVLTRKSAKEYSEEALGKTTQLLDLNPEFYTIWNYRRDILLSLFPALTAEEVVGRLTTDLRLTTAYLLVHPKVYWIWNHRKWCLETVPSGPGKSHEWKAKFWDGELKLVEKMLDADPRNFHAWGYRRYVLSSMPVQRPLTEELNYTQSKIESNFSNFSAWHYRTKTLAAIWEENNSSPEDIKKAKDKEFELVTQALWTDPGDQSGWLYHSWLIGQKPPIDVLQRELKNIQELYDMEPDSKWCINALAQYTLLLAKQPSIAPEEAYKLRKDAKELYEILIEVDVDRKERYRDMAASCT from the exons ATG CACGGAATCAAGCGAAGTCGACTTACACCTCAAGCTGCTGAGGCAAAACGTCTGAAAGAGCAGAGCAAGATTGAAACGTATCTCGCACTCGAGAAGGACGTCCTTACCAGA AAATCTGCAAAGGAGTACTCTGAAGAAGCATTGGGGAAAACTACACAACTGCTTGATTTGAACCCCGAATTCTACACTATTTGGAATTATCGCCGAGACATCTTATTATCCCTTTTCCCTGCTTT GACTGCGGAGGAAGTAGTCGGGCGTTTGACAACGGATTTACGATTGACGACCGCCTATCTTCTCGTTCACCCAAAGGTCTACTGGATATGGAACCATCGTAAATGGTGCTTAGAAACCGTACCGTCAGGACCTGGAAAATCTCATGAATGGAAAGCAAAGTTTTGGGATGGAGAGTTGAAattggtggagaagatgctGGACGCTGATCCCCGAAACT TCCACGCCTGGGGGTATAGGCGATACGTTTTATCTTCGATGCCGGTACAGCGGCCATTAACAGAGGAACTAAATTACACTCAGTCCAAAATTGAGTCCAACTTCTCCAACTTTTCAGCATGGCATTACAGAACCAAGACGCTAGCGGCTATTTGGGAAGAAAATAACTCGAGCCCGGAGGACATCAAGAAAGCAAAGGACAAGGAGTTTGAACTTGTCACACAAGCTCTGTGGACCGATCCGGGCGATCAAAGCGGCTGGCTGTATCACTCTTGGCTCATTGGGCAAA AGCCACCAATTGACGTTCTTCAACGTGAATTGAAGAATATTCAGGAGCTTTACGACATGGAGCCCGACTCAAAAT GGTGTATCAATGCTCTTGCGCAGtatactcttcttcttgctaAGCAACCATCCATTGCCCCTGAAGAAGCATATAAGCTTCGCAAAGACGCAAAGGAATTGTACGAGATACTTATAGAGGTTGATGTCGATCGGAAAGAAAGGTATAGGGATATGG CTGCTTCGTGTACTTGA
- a CDS encoding malate dehydrogenase (oxaloacetate-decarboxylating), putative has translation MLRTPFTLSSRSTDSVFKIRQSLSIVLSHASTKIISRGYITIPTTSTVASHRPTIQRFKMTIAVPARTLSSSQPLKRSTSPLPAITPAQNLLRLKAHLQNLPTPLLKHVHLSKIRREDPNLFFSVMRDELTELAPIVYTPTVGEACQKYSQIYSGPEGLYLNIEDKDRIPEILHQYASKLVAPPQILVVTDGSRILGLGDLGIGGMGISVGKLNLYVAGGGVNPHGCLPVVLDMGTNNEAVRNDPLYIGLKQPRVGLEEATEFMDAFMAAASEAFPKAVIQHEDFYSEAAFDFLARYKEKYRMFNDDIEGTGSVILAGFLAAAKHASEASGKPLRDHKVVFLGGGSAAVGVAKEMMNFFMMQGLTEDEARERFWLIDTKGLITSTRADVVSGKVASHKKFFIRNDTEGKEYPSLESVIEYVQPTALVGLSTTFGAFSESAVRRMAELNQSPIIFPLSNPTSKCELAFSDALEWTDGRVLFASGSPYAPQQFKGTFREPGQGNNFLVFPGIGFGALQAGCKRITTGMITASAIALSEALTPEEKQKGLLYPRLERIRAVSARVAAGVVKQAQEDGVDTNEKLRGLDIETLTEEMNKAQWWP, from the exons ATGCTTCGTACCCCCTTTACCCTTTCATCTAGGTCTACAGATAGCGTATTCAAAATCCGCCAGTCCTTATCAATAGTCCTTTCACACGCTTCCACGAAGATTATTTCCCGAGGATATATAACCATCCCGACTACTTCGACTGTTGCTTCTCACAGACCAACAATACAACGATTCAAGATGACTATTGCTGTTCCTGCCCgcactctttcttcttctcaaccaCTTAAGCGGTCAA cctctcctctccccgCCATCACTCCCGCGCAAAACCTCCTCCGTCTCAAAGCCCACCTCCAAAATTTACCTACTCCCTTGCTCAAGCATGTACACCTCTCCAAGATTCGGAGGGAAGATCCCAACTTGTTCTTCTCGGTCATGCGTGACGAGTTGACTGAGCT CGCGCCCATCGTGTATACTCCTACCGTTGGTGAGGCTTGTCAAAAATATTCTCAAATATACTCTGGACCTGAAGGTCTTTACCTTAACATCGAGGATAAG GATCGAATCCCCGAGATTCTCCACCAATACGCTTCCAAGCTTGTCGCCCCGCCTCAGATTCTCGTGGTTACCGATGGTTCTCGTATCTTGGGTCTCGGAGATCTCGGTATCGGAGGAATGGGTATCAGCGTTGGCAAATTGAACTTGTACGttgctggtggtggcgTCAACCCTCATGGTTGCTTGCCTGTGGTCCTTGA CATGGGAACCAACAATGAGGCTGTCCGAAATGACCCTCTTTACATTGGTCTTAAACAGCCCCGAGTTGGCCTCGAGGAGGCTACTGAGTTCATGGACGCTTTCATGGCTGCCGCATCCGAGGCTTTCCCCAAGGCTGTCATTCAACATGAAGACTTTTACTCTGAGGCTGCTTTTGACTTCTTGGCGAGGTATAAGGAGAAGTACAGGATGTTCAACGATGATATTGAGGG TACTGGATCCGTCATCCTTGCTGGTTTCCTTGCCGCTGCTAAACACGCCAGCGAAGCTTCCGGTAAGCCTTTAAGGGATCATAAGGTTGTCTTCCTTGGTGGTGGTTCAGCTGCCGTTGG TGTGGccaaggagatgatgaactTTTTCATGATGCAAGGGTTGACTGAGGATGAGGCCAGGGAGAGGTTCTGGCTCATTGACACCAAG GGTCTCATCACCTCTACTCGCGCCGATGTCGTCTCTGGCAAGGTCGCCTCCCACAAAAAGTTCTTTATCCGAAACGACACTGAAGGCAAAGAGTACCCCTCTCTCGAATCTGTTATCGAGTACGTTCAGCCCACCGCCCTTGTCGGTCTCTCCACCACTTTTGGCGCTTTCTCCGAGTCTGCCGTCAGGCGCATGGCCGAGTTGAACCAGTCgcccatcatcttcccccttTCTAACCCTACCAGCAAGTGCGAGTTGGCCTTTTCCGATGCCCTTGAATGGACCGACGGTCGTGTACTCTTTGCTTCGGGATCTCCCTACGCCCCTCAACAATTCAAAGGCACTTTCCGAGAGCCAGGTCAAGGAAACAATTTCCTCGTGTTCCCTGGTATTGGCTTTGGTGCCCTCCAGGCTGGTTGCAAGCGTATTACCACTGGCATGATCACCGCTTCTGCCATTGCTCTTTCCGAGGCTCTCACACCGgaggagaagcagaaagGCTTGTTATACCCTAGGTTGGAAAGGATCAGGGCGGTCAGTGCTAGGGTTGCTGCCGGTGTTGTCAAGCAGGCTCAGGAAGATGGTGTAGACACAAATGAAAAGCTGAGAGGTCTCG ATATCGAGACTCTTACCGAAGAAATGAACAAGGCTCAGTGGTGGCCTTGA
- a CDS encoding vacuolar membrane protein, putative, with the protein MTLSPSHLGQTAPQWRQFTFFDAENVKDEQDMAQSPRAIRQLTPPVVITTTAPKSPLSPSLIVSSSRNISILDKHFSIERSFTAWEQNGRATFLLEAAGLLVAIGEEEGSLWPLLKVWDLTKDDKKSSERRPVLLRSVRIQHGQRPHPVSSVALTSNLSHLAIGLGDGTVLLYRHFLQSLTTSLSLTSLPKARVVHESHEPVTGLGFREYPPTDKSTPSRSSSSHGFSLFIVTTNRVLSAPVNGKGEARTIDDVGCALGCAAMDSQRKEMVVARDEAIYLYSPDGRGACLAYEGPKSSIAVYNHNLIITSPPYYPSAASASATVRHYAKSTPNGELGSPDMAKITIFDLDNKVIGYSGTYSEGVRDVFCQWGGIYVYGANGKLSRLDEQSTQAKLETLYRRNLYTLAITMARSQGLDEAGIADIHRRYGDYLYSKGDFDGAMGQFVKTLGSLQPSYVIRKFLDAQRIHNLTTYLQELHSRGLANPDHTTLLLNCYTKTSDRARLDQFIRTEARRSSSPAPGTGAGGREGELPFDLDTAIRVCRQAGFYEHAAYLAKKFDKHEDYLRIQIEDAGKVDEALRYLRGLGPKACEVNMVRYGRTLLQHEPEATTELLIDLCSGNLGKKKAVHEVDGKTDGTTAGSGANGSGPAMLSYLGYNKVTGFLSGDTPSGATLNEDEKPTDAHDGTDAARVGEDEKEDMTPSYVPASPRQYFAHFVDHRELFIHFLESVALNLWNQKVDPSISNSSTISAPKRDMDAPPPTDPTVIDQTAVWNTLLELYLSSSAEQSKRKALALINSDSTPYDPMHALVLCSSVGFREGMVRLWEGMGMYEDVLRYYMDEGQEAEDAQGITPSSKVFTHLEMYGPSHPHLYPLVLRYLTSSPAILTRHKGELSKILAKIDEYQIMPPLGVVQLLSRNGVVDVGSVKEWLRGKVEENEEEIESDKHLYDSYRSETAAKRKAILDRSSVSQPEVFQVTKCAACGGQLDLPSVHFMCKHSYHQRCLPDSDPECPICARQHSVIRELRRNQLRLADRHDLFLEEVHQAEDGFNVVADAFGRGLFGREGVDEKIEA; encoded by the exons ATGACACTCTCGCCTTCACACTTAGGCCAAACAGCTCCTCAATGGCGACAGTTCACTTTCTTCGATGCGGAAAATGTCAAGGATGAACAGGACATGGCCCAGTCGCCTCGAGCTATCCGA CAACTGACTCCGCCAGTCGTAATTACCACCACAGCTCCTAAATCTCCTCTGTCACCCTCACTGATagtctcttcatctcgaAATATCAGTATCCTCGACAAGCATTTCTCCATCGAGCGATCGTTTACTGCCTGGGAACAAAATGGTCGCGCGACATTCCTTCTCGAGGCAGCCGGGCTGCTTGTAGCTAtaggagaggaagaagggagccTTTGGCCCCTGCTGAAGGTGTGGGATCTGACGAAGGACGACAAGAAGAGTTCAGAGAGAAGGCCAGTGCTGCTCAGAAGCGTACGGATACAACATGGACAAAGGCCTCATCCT GTATCTTCGGTAGCTCTTACGTCGAATCTATCGCATCTCGCTATAGGGCTAGGAGACGGCACCGTCCTTCTCTATCGACACTTCCTTCAATCATTGACTACTTCTTTATCTCTAACATCCCTTCCCAAGGCTCGCGTTGTCCACGAATCACATGAACCAGTGACTGGCTTAGGATTCCGCGAATATCCACCAACAGATAAATCAACACCTAGCAggtcatcttcctctcacgGATTCAGTTTGTTTATCGTTACCACCAACAGAGTACTCTCGGCTCCAGTGAACGGTAAAGGCGAGGCGAGGACGATAGATGATGTGGGATGCGCTCTTGGATGTGCTGCAATGGACTCtcagaggaaggaaatggttGTGGCCAGAGACGAGGCTATATATCTTTACAGTCCCGATGGTCGTGGGGCTTGCTTGGCCTATGAAG GACCCAAGTCATCTATAGCAGTATACAATCATAATCTTATCATAACATCGCCTCCATATTACCCGTCTGCCGCCTCCGCCTCGGCCACTGTCAGGCATTATGCCAAGTCAACCCCAAACGGCGAATTAGGATCGCCTGACATGGCAAAGATCACAATATTTGATTTAGATAACAAGGTGATCGGGTATTCTGGGACTTATAGCGAAGGAGTGCGGGATGTTTTTTGTCAGTGGGGAGGGATCTATGTGTACGGCGCCAACGGCAAG TTATCACGATTAGACGAGCAATCCACCCAGGCTAAGCTTGAGACACTATATCGGAGAAACCTGTACACCCTCGCCATCACCATGGCTCGGTCACAAGGCCTTGATGAAGCAGGCATTGCCGATATCCACAGACGATATGGTGATTATCTGTACAGTAAGGGTGATTTCGATGGGGCAATGGGTCAGTTTGTCAAAACATTGGGGTCCCTGCAGCCAAGCTATGTCATCCGCAAA TTCCTGGACGCGCAAAGAATTCACAACCTTACAACCTATCTCCAAGAACTTCACTCTCGCGGTCTCGCTAATCCCGACCACACTACACTGCTTCTCAACTGTTACACCAAGACATCCGATCGAGCTCGTCTCGACCAGTTCATTCGTACCGAGGCTCGACGCTCTTCGTCGCCTGCGCCTGGGACTGGGGCGGGTGGACGGGAAGGAGAGTTGCCTTTTGATCTGGATACGGCCATTAGGGTATGTAGGCAAGCAGGATTTTATGAACATGCGGCATATCTGGCCAAGAAGTTTGATAAGCATGAGGATTACTTGAGGATTCAGATTGAGGATGCGGGTAAGGTTGACGAGGCGTTAAGATATTTGAGAGGGCTGGGGCCGAAAGCC TGCGAGGTGAATATGGTGAGATATGGGAGAACATTACTTCAGCACGAACCAGAAGCCACAACAGAACTCCTCATCGACTTATGTTCTGGAAAtcttgggaagaagaaagcggTACATGAAGTCGATGGAAAGACGGATGGGACTACCGCTGGTAGCGGAGCGAACGGGAGCGGGCCAGCGATGTTGTCATATCTGGGGTACAACAAGGTGACTGGGTTCTTGTCTGGAGATACGCCCTCAGGCGCAACATTGaacgaggatgaaaagcCAACTGATGCTCATGACGGTACCGATGCTGCCAGGGTtggggaggatgaaaaggaagacatGACCCCTAGCTATGTTCCAGCCTCCCCGAGACAATACTTTGCCCACTTTGTAGATCATCGCGAGCTTTTCATACATTTCCTCGAATCTGTCGCTCTCAACCTTTGGAACCAAAAAGTCGACCCCTCAATTTCAAATTCCAGTACCATTTCAGCTCCTAAAAGAGATATGGACGCGCCTCCTCCCACCGACCCGACAGTTATTGACCAAACTGCCGTTTGGAACACCCTTCTCGAGCTCTATCTCTCCTCGTCTGCCGAACAATCGAAACGGAAAGCACTCGCCTTAATCAACAGCGACTCGACACCTTACGATCCCATGCATGCGCTGGTTCTGTGTTCCTCTGTAGGCTTTAGAGAGGGCATGGTAAGACTttgggaagggatgggaatgTACGAGGATGTCCTGAGGTATTATATGGATGAGGGACAAGAAGCCGAAGACGCGCAAGGAATAACGCCCTCGAGCAAGGTGTTCACCCACCTTGAAATGTACGGCCCGTCACACCCACACTTATATCCTCTTGTCCTTAGATACCTTACATCATCACCTGCTATCCTTACAAGACACAAGGGAGAGCTGTCCAAAATATTGGCCAAGATTGATGAGTATCAGATCATGCCGCCGCTCGGCGTTGTGCAGTTGTTGAGTAGGAATGGGGTAGTTGATGTTGGAAGCGTCAAGGAGTGGTTGAGaggaaaggttgaggagaatgaagaggagattgagtCT GATAAACACCTTTACGATTCTTATCGTTCGGAAACTGCTGCCAAGCGCAAAGCTATTTTGGATAGGAGCAGCGTGTCCCAGCCAGAAGTTTTCCAAGTCACAAAGTGTGCAGCGTGCGGTGGGCAGCTTGATTTACCGAGTGTACACTTTATGTGCAAGCACAGCTATCACCAAAG ATGTTTACCGGACTCTGATCCAGAATGTCCCATCTGTGCTCGACAACACTCGGTTATCCGTGAACTTCGACGCAATCAGCTCCGCCTGGCTGACAGACACGATTTGTTTTTGGAAGAAGTGCACCAGGCAGAAGACGGGTTCAATGTGGTGGCGGATGCGTTTGGGAGAGGGTTGTTTGGGCGAGAAGGGGTtgatgagaagattgaggctTAG
- a CDS encoding hydrolase, putative, translated as MTSLYTGTFVDTPTPAGLRVRRNHLLAVSAQGAIAHIAPVSDPASQALLASAPPPTALGRHSFFLPTYADLHLHAAQYLYAGTGLDLPLLEWLERYAYRAEERVDADEQLAERLYGRLVQRLRENGTGCVVFFGTIGVQANLILARKAQEAGIRAFIGKLSMDESPRPSYGEASPAASLSSLNSFLDSMESYLSQFPSHRRLVQPIITPRFVPVCSDELLQGLAKVAQDRNVRLQSHMCEGRDQIDMSLKTKGLDDEKVFDKFGLLGPQTLQAHVTYLDDKLIPLIKERGVTIAHCPLSNQYLSERQFPLREALDASLSLGLGTDIAGGYSPSIHTAMRQAVIISRMREGDRCESLGCSFGTVKKEEEGGGRNLRVDWKEAVWAATRGGKAGMGLGGALEVGMEFDVQLIELASEENPTGTGPLDLFDLADSQVDTDTDEWWFDALERWWSNGDERNRKGMWVQGAKIA; from the exons ATGACATCCCTCTACACCGGAACATTCGTCGACACGCCCACGCCCGCAGGTCTCCGAGTCAGGAGGAACCATCTGCTCG CCGTCTCTGCCCAGGGCGCCATCGCGCACATCGCCCCCGTTTCAGACCCCGCCTCCCAGGCACTCCTCGCCTCCGCCCCGCCACCCACCGCACTCGGCAGgcactccttcttccttcccacGTACGCcgacctccacctccacgCCGCCCAGTATCTCTACGCCGGCACAGGTCTGGATCTGCCGCTTCTCGAGTGGCTCGAGCGGTATGCCTATAGAGCCGAGGAGCGTGTCGATGCAGACGAGCAGCTGGCCGAGCGGCTGTATGGCAGGCTGGTGCAGCGACTGCGGGAGAATGGAACCGGCTGTGTCGTCTTTTTCGGCACGATCGGCGTCCAGGCCAA CTTGATCCTGGCCAGAAAGGCCCAGGAGGCTGGGATCAGAGCTTTTATCGGTAAACTCTCCATGGACGAATCACCG CGCCCGTCGTACGGCGAGGCGTCTCCCGCTGCCTCGCTCTCATCCCTCAACTCATTCCTTGACTCTATGGAGTCTTATCTCTCCCAGTTCCCTTCTCACAGGCGTCTGGTTCAGCCCATCATCACTCCCCGCTTCGTCCCTGTCTGCTCTGACGAACTCTTGCAAGGTCTCGCCAAAGTCGCTCAAGACAGGAACGTAAGGCTGCAGAGTCACATGTGTGAAGGCAGGGACCAGATTGATATGTCCTTGAAGACAAAAggtttggatgatgaaaaggtCTTTGACAAG TTTGGTCTCCTCGGCCCACAGACTCTCCAAGCGCACGTCACATACCTCGACGACAAACTCATCCCGCTCATCAAAGAACGCGGCGTCACCATCGCCCACTGCCCGCTATCCAACCAATACCTCTCTGAACGCCAATTCCCTCTCCGAGAAGCTCTCGAcgcttccctctccctcggcCTCGGCACAGATATCGCAGGCGGCTACTCGCCTTCTATCCATACCGCCATGCGCCAGGCGGTGATCATCTCGCGTATGCGTGAAGGTGATCGATGCGAATCTCTGGGGTGTTCGTTTGGgacggtgaagaaggaggaagagggtggaggGAGAAATTTGAGGGTGGATTGGAAAGAGGCAGTTTGGGCGGCGACGAGGGGTGGTAAGGCCGGTATGGGCTTGGGCGGTGCGTTGGAAGTTGGGATGGAGTTTGATGTGCAGTTGA TTGAACTTGCAAGTGAAGAGAATCCTACTGGCACAGGTCCACTCGATCTATTTGACCTTGCAGACAGTCAAGTCGACACCGATACGGACGAATGGTGGTTTGACGCACTTGAAAGGTGGTGGTCCAACGGAGATGAGCGAAACCGCAAGGGTATGTGGGTGCAAGGTGCCAAGATTGCATAG